In a single window of the Bacteroidales bacterium genome:
- a CDS encoding DUF4238 domain-containing protein has product MAYKKKQHINPETYLRHFSENKFVYVIKLNNKFQRNLYREGIGHKMFSKKNYYNFPNRKNEPILEDLFAKIETNDY; this is encoded by the coding sequence TTGGCGTATAAGAAAAAACAACATATCAATCCAGAAACTTATTTAAGGCATTTTTCAGAAAACAAATTTGTCTATGTCATTAAATTGAATAATAAGTTCCAAAGGAATTTGTATAGAGAAGGAATTGGGCACAAGATGTTCTCCAAGAAAAACTATTATAACTTTCCCAATAGAAAGAATGAACCTATTCTCGAAGATCTGTTTGCCAAAATTGAAACGAATGACTAC